From a region of the Acidobacteriota bacterium genome:
- a CDS encoding 30S ribosomal protein S21, giving the protein MAEVRVQENESIESALRRFKRKVQQEDIIKDIKKHSFYLKPGDKRRAKQALARKRSRKKMRRDAD; this is encoded by the coding sequence GTGGCAGAGGTCCGAGTCCAGGAAAACGAGTCGATCGAGAGCGCCCTCCGTCGTTTCAAGAGGAAGGTCCAGCAGGAAGACATCATCAAGGACATCAAGAAGCACTCCTTCTATCTGAAGCCGGGCGACAAGCGGCGCGCCAAGCAGGCGCTCGCCAGAAAACGCTCCCGGAAGAAGATGCGGCGGGACGCCGACTGA